A genome region from Gemmatimonadota bacterium includes the following:
- a CDS encoding P1 family peptidase — MVTTRALRVALAATLSVSQAVCAQSNSAPPVTPRPAAVAGPSSVAGLTAVAGLKVGHYTLPERPTGCTVILAEKGAVGGVDVRGSAPGTRETDLLDPVNMVPVVHGILLTGGSAFGLDAAGGVMKYLEEHGVGFDTRVARVPIVPGAVIFDLGVGDAKVRPNADCGYRAASAATPGAIAEGNVGAGAGATVGKLFGGGRAMKGGLGTASITLKDGLTVSAIVVVNAVGDVIDPATGTVVAGVRTADGTALADARALIRAGATRPGVRAGENTTIGVVATNATLTKAQAKKVAQMAQDGMARAISPAHTMGDGDTIFALATGERAEAADVTTIGALAADVLAEAIVRAVREARGIAGYPSVRDLGARR; from the coding sequence ATGGTGACGACGCGCGCGCTTCGCGTCGCACTGGCCGCGACGCTCTCCGTGAGCCAGGCGGTTTGCGCGCAGTCCAACAGTGCCCCGCCGGTTACGCCACGACCGGCGGCGGTCGCCGGGCCTTCGTCGGTCGCCGGGCTGACGGCGGTCGCCGGGCTCAAGGTTGGGCACTACACCCTTCCCGAGCGCCCCACCGGGTGCACCGTGATCCTGGCGGAGAAGGGGGCCGTCGGCGGCGTCGACGTGCGCGGCTCGGCGCCGGGGACGCGCGAAACCGACCTGCTCGACCCGGTGAACATGGTCCCGGTGGTGCACGGGATCCTGCTGACCGGCGGAAGCGCCTTCGGGCTCGATGCGGCTGGCGGCGTCATGAAGTACCTCGAGGAGCACGGCGTCGGCTTCGACACGCGGGTGGCGCGCGTCCCCATCGTCCCCGGGGCGGTGATCTTCGACCTGGGCGTCGGCGATGCCAAGGTCCGGCCTAACGCTGACTGCGGCTATCGGGCGGCGAGCGCGGCGACCCCCGGCGCGATCGCCGAGGGGAACGTCGGCGCCGGCGCCGGCGCCACGGTCGGGAAGCTCTTCGGTGGCGGGCGGGCAATGAAGGGCGGACTCGGCACCGCCTCCATCACTCTCAAGGATGGGCTCACCGTCTCCGCGATCGTCGTCGTGAACGCGGTGGGCGACGTCATCGACCCGGCCACGGGGACGGTGGTCGCGGGCGTTCGCACGGCCGATGGCACGGCACTCGCCGATGCCCGCGCGCTGATTCGTGCCGGGGCCACGCGCCCCGGCGTGCGCGCGGGCGAGAACACGACCATCGGCGTGGTGGCGACCAACGCCACGCTCACCAAGGCGCAGGCCAAGAAGGTCGCGCAGATGGCGCAGGACGGGATGGCGCGTGCCATCTCCCCCGCGCACACCATGGGCGATGGTGACACGATCTTCGCCCTGGCCACGGGCGAACGTGCCGAGGCGGCCGACGTGACGACGATCGGGGCGCTGGCCGCCGACGTGCTGGCCGAGGCGATCGTGCGCGCGGTGCGCGAGGCCCGGGGGATCGCCGGCTATCCGTCGGTGCGGGACCTGGGCGCTCGGCGTTAG
- a CDS encoding acetylornithine deacetylase/succinyl-diaminopimelate desuccinylase family protein, which translates to MGKPTVRDSVLRAVDEARDEIVALTQALIRVPTVNPPGDAYEPCAQLLGDTLRRMGFAIEYYTATQRPEHSEAYPRVNVVGRRRGRLDRPCVHLNGHIDVVPVGEGWTLDPFAGVVRDGRIYGRGASDMKAGIAAAVFAAECVRRAGVELLGTVEISGTVDEESGGWAGAAHLAQVGRLTSASIDHVIIPEPLEFDRICVGHRGVYWFEVTAHGRIAHGSMPFLGANAIEHMGELLHDIRGRLQPALAARVTAMPVVPAGARHATLNINSITGGQSGHDVQSPCVADTCRAIFDRRFLPEESFDRVQGEIADMLAELQLRVPEARFSMRDLMVVHPVRTPEGSPLVASLQRGVADVVGREAAIVASPGTYDHKHVTRIGGIAHCVAYGPGRLELSHQPDEWCDIEELVRATQVIALSLVDLLATAR; encoded by the coding sequence ATGGGCAAACCTACCGTGCGGGACTCGGTGCTGCGAGCCGTGGATGAGGCGCGCGACGAGATCGTCGCCCTCACGCAAGCACTCATTCGCGTCCCCACGGTCAATCCGCCGGGCGATGCGTACGAGCCATGCGCGCAGCTCCTCGGCGACACGCTGCGGCGCATGGGCTTTGCCATCGAGTACTACACCGCCACGCAGCGTCCGGAGCATTCCGAGGCGTATCCGCGCGTGAACGTGGTGGGGCGCAGGCGCGGGCGCCTCGATCGCCCCTGCGTACACCTCAACGGGCACATCGACGTCGTCCCGGTGGGTGAGGGGTGGACGCTCGACCCGTTTGCCGGCGTCGTGCGCGACGGGCGCATCTATGGGCGCGGCGCGTCGGACATGAAGGCGGGGATCGCCGCCGCCGTCTTTGCCGCTGAGTGCGTGCGTCGCGCGGGGGTCGAGCTGCTCGGCACGGTGGAAATCAGCGGGACGGTGGATGAGGAGAGCGGCGGGTGGGCCGGTGCCGCGCACCTGGCGCAGGTAGGGCGTCTCACGTCGGCGTCGATCGATCACGTGATCATCCCCGAACCACTGGAGTTCGACCGCATCTGCGTGGGGCATCGCGGCGTGTACTGGTTCGAGGTGACGGCGCACGGGCGCATCGCGCACGGCAGCATGCCCTTTCTCGGCGCCAACGCCATCGAGCACATGGGGGAATTGCTGCACGACATTCGCGGGCGGTTGCAGCCGGCGCTGGCCGCGCGCGTCACGGCGATGCCCGTGGTTCCGGCGGGAGCGCGCCACGCCACGCTCAACATCAACAGCATCACCGGTGGACAATCGGGGCACGACGTCCAATCGCCGTGCGTCGCCGATACCTGTCGCGCGATCTTCGACCGGCGCTTTCTCCCCGAGGAATCGTTCGATCGCGTGCAGGGGGAGATCGCCGACATGCTGGCCGAGTTGCAGCTGCGAGTCCCCGAGGCACGCTTCAGCATGCGCGACCTGATGGTGGTGCATCCCGTGCGCACCCCCGAAGGGTCGCCGCTGGTGGCGTCGCTGCAACGCGGGGTCGCCGACGTGGTGGGGCGCGAGGCAGCCATCGTGGCCTCGCCGGGGACGTACGACCACAAGCACGTGACGCGCATCGGCGGAATCGCGCATTGCGTCGCCTACGGCCCGGGGCGCCTGGAGCTCTCGCACCAGCCCGACGAGTGGTGCGACATCGAGGAGCTGGTGCGCGCCACCCAGGTCATCGCCCTCTCGCTCGTCGACCTGCTCGCAACCGCGCGCTAG
- a CDS encoding response regulator has product MLVAWLIATVAAIAALAVVDRIRATRATPARAFWLAAGAWSTGTGIWAAHFVGMVSWHLPIPVAFSARTTLLSVVPAVVASGIALVVLSAPRMRRGGTALGSLLMASGISATQFTGMTAIRANADLYYDPTLFAASLAVATVLATAALSMRHALQRASTPSLGMRVLRAGVLGSAVIAMHYTAMASVRVFERATPYSPTGVLPDSTLAVLVSTAVAFVVGTTVLGTLVDRRIAGMSMELAAREARFKAVLYAMADGVVTFDEAGTIESANVAAAQMFGVEVDALVGRSVALLIPDACDGPFAGRDGHAGLASAFGARREMTAHRASGEAFPIELVISEVALEERTIFSGVIRDITARVESEQRLHQHVRELEEARNALQAQAEQLSVARDRAEQGARAKSEFLATMSHELRTPMNGVLGMAQLLLHTPLNDEQAARVHMLRKSGEALLRIINDVLDFSKIEAGKLSIESHPFDVHGILEEVRETLNSAADVVGLSLTVHVEASCPRHVMGDAGRVRQVLFNLVGNAIKFTDRGRVSIVARGSGTQQDPTVWIDVQDTGIGMSTETVARLFAPFTQADGSATRRHGGTGLGLAISRRLAEMMGGTITVASTLGEGSCFTLALPLPAASARERGSGGATWGAFASAGVDRQETTVAETDGRGIRVLVAEDNMVNQIVAVSLLAHLGCTVDVASDGREAVQRWSDGVYDLIFMDIQMPEMDGLEATRHIRAAEDATHRVPIVALTANAMHEDRGVCLEAGMDEHIAKPVTEEALLGALALARRPCAVGERR; this is encoded by the coding sequence GTGCTGGTCGCGTGGCTCATCGCCACGGTCGCGGCCATCGCGGCGCTCGCGGTGGTCGACCGGATACGCGCGACGCGGGCGACGCCGGCCCGCGCCTTCTGGCTGGCTGCGGGCGCCTGGTCGACCGGGACCGGTATCTGGGCGGCGCACTTCGTGGGCATGGTGTCGTGGCACCTCCCGATCCCGGTCGCGTTCTCGGCCCGCACCACGTTGCTGTCCGTCGTACCGGCCGTCGTGGCGAGCGGGATCGCGCTCGTCGTCCTGAGCGCGCCGCGTATGCGCCGGGGCGGGACGGCGCTGGGCAGCCTGCTCATGGCCAGCGGCATCTCGGCGACGCAGTTCACGGGGATGACGGCGATCCGCGCGAATGCCGACCTGTACTACGACCCCACGCTCTTCGCCGCGTCGCTCGCTGTCGCAACCGTCCTGGCCACGGCCGCGCTTTCCATGCGCCACGCCCTGCAGCGCGCATCGACACCGTCGCTCGGAATGCGCGTACTGCGCGCGGGAGTGCTGGGCTCCGCGGTGATCGCCATGCACTACACCGCGATGGCGTCGGTGCGCGTGTTCGAACGGGCGACGCCCTACTCGCCGACCGGGGTACTCCCCGACTCGACACTCGCCGTACTCGTCTCGACGGCGGTCGCGTTCGTGGTCGGGACGACCGTCCTGGGAACGCTCGTCGATCGCCGAATCGCGGGCATGTCGATGGAACTGGCGGCGCGCGAGGCGCGGTTCAAGGCGGTGCTCTACGCCATGGCCGATGGCGTTGTGACGTTCGACGAGGCGGGCACGATCGAATCGGCGAACGTCGCGGCCGCGCAGATGTTCGGTGTCGAGGTCGACGCGTTGGTGGGACGCTCCGTCGCGTTGCTGATCCCGGACGCCTGCGACGGACCGTTCGCCGGCCGCGACGGGCACGCAGGGCTTGCTTCTGCGTTTGGCGCACGGCGCGAGATGACGGCGCATCGCGCCTCCGGCGAGGCGTTCCCCATCGAACTGGTCATCTCGGAAGTCGCGCTGGAGGAACGCACCATTTTCAGCGGCGTCATCCGCGACATCACCGCGCGAGTCGAGAGCGAGCAGCGCCTGCACCAGCATGTGCGGGAGCTCGAAGAGGCGCGCAACGCGCTGCAGGCCCAGGCCGAACAACTCTCCGTCGCCCGCGACCGTGCCGAGCAGGGGGCGCGCGCCAAGAGCGAGTTCCTGGCGACGATGAGCCACGAGCTGCGCACGCCGATGAACGGCGTGTTGGGCATGGCCCAACTCCTCCTGCACACTCCGCTCAACGACGAGCAGGCCGCGCGCGTGCACATGCTGCGCAAGTCGGGCGAGGCGCTCCTCCGCATCATCAACGACGTCCTCGACTTCTCCAAGATCGAGGCCGGCAAGCTGTCGATCGAGTCGCACCCCTTCGACGTGCATGGCATCCTCGAGGAGGTGCGCGAGACCTTGAACTCGGCCGCCGACGTCGTCGGCCTGTCGCTGACGGTGCACGTCGAGGCGTCGTGCCCACGCCACGTGATGGGCGACGCGGGGCGCGTGCGCCAGGTCCTGTTCAACCTCGTGGGCAACGCCATCAAGTTCACCGACCGCGGACGCGTCTCGATCGTGGCGCGCGGCAGTGGAACGCAGCAGGACCCCACGGTGTGGATCGACGTGCAGGACACGGGGATCGGGATGTCGACGGAGACCGTCGCCCGGCTCTTCGCCCCCTTCACCCAAGCCGATGGATCGGCGACGAGGCGGCACGGCGGCACCGGGCTCGGACTGGCGATTTCGCGACGACTCGCCGAGATGATGGGGGGGACGATCACCGTCGCCAGCACCCTCGGGGAGGGATCGTGTTTCACCCTCGCCCTCCCGCTCCCGGCCGCCTCCGCGCGCGAGAGGGGGAGCGGCGGCGCCACCTGGGGCGCCTTCGCCTCTGCCGGCGTCGACCGGCAGGAGACGACGGTCGCTGAGACGGACGGGCGCGGCATCCGCGTGCTGGTCGCCGAGGACAACATGGTCAACCAGATCGTGGCCGTGTCGCTGCTCGCGCACCTGGGGTGCACGGTCGACGTCGCCAGCGACGGGCGCGAGGCGGTGCAGCGCTGGAGTGATGGCGTGTACGACCTGATCTTCATGGACATCCAGATGCCGGAGATGGATGGCCTGGAAGCCACGCGGCACATCCGGGCCGCCGAGGATGCGACGCACCGTGTTCCGATCGTCGCCCTCACCGCCAATGCGATGCACGAGGATCGCGGCGTGTGCCTGGAAGCCGGCATGGACGAGCACATCGCCAAGCCGGTGACCGAGGAGGCGCTGCTCGGCGCCCTGGCCCTGGCCCGCCGCCCCTGTGCCGTCGGAGAACGTCGTTAG
- a CDS encoding HAD-IA family hydrolase codes for MTASTHPPIAPDALHVDAILFDLLTALLDSWTLWNHAAGSAAEGRRWRQRYLEITYAAGHYSPYDALVHESARSAGLPASVADTLLDTWDTLAPWPEVPAVLASLRGRVPLGVVTNCSNALAARAVARLGIPVDVVVAAERAGAYKPDPRPYRLALAELALPPERVLFVAGSPYDIPGAGGVGMPVVWHNRLQLVRPGGVGPARAEIATLEALPALVGTIVG; via the coding sequence ATGACAGCGTCAACGCACCCGCCCATCGCCCCCGACGCCCTGCACGTCGACGCGATTCTCTTCGACCTGCTCACCGCGCTGCTCGACTCGTGGACGCTGTGGAACCACGCGGCCGGCAGTGCGGCGGAGGGGCGGCGCTGGCGTCAGCGCTACCTCGAGATCACCTACGCTGCGGGACACTACTCCCCGTACGACGCGCTGGTACACGAGTCCGCGCGTTCGGCCGGGCTTCCGGCCTCGGTAGCCGATACGCTGCTCGACACGTGGGACACGCTCGCGCCATGGCCCGAAGTGCCCGCCGTCCTCGCGTCGCTGCGCGGGCGCGTACCGCTGGGCGTGGTGACCAACTGCTCCAATGCGCTCGCGGCGCGTGCCGTCGCGCGGCTGGGTATACCGGTCGACGTGGTCGTCGCGGCCGAGCGCGCCGGCGCCTACAAACCCGATCCGCGACCGTATCGGCTGGCGCTCGCCGAGCTGGCCCTGCCACCGGAACGCGTACTCTTCGTTGCGGGGTCGCCCTACGACATCCCAGGGGCGGGCGGGGTGGGGATGCCGGTCGTCTGGCACAACCGCTTGCAGCTGGTACGCCCCGGCGGGGTCGGGCCAGCGCGGGCGGAGATCGCGACGCTCGAGGCGCTACCCGCACTCGTGGGGACCATCGTCGGGTGA
- a CDS encoding glutamate--cysteine ligase produces the protein MAQAIDREHFTDEEYGHFQSRLRENLAALAVVLARPDFGEGDVTLGAELELCIVDASGRAKGINRDILRQHVDPRLALELDKFNLEYNLTPVSARGGPFSAIERELVEALRSLNRTAEGFDARVIPIGILPTLTPDDVARTALTDFPRYRALSNGLRRTRLSPFSIRIDGADPLAMTGDDITLEGANTSFQVHLRVAPRDFAATYNAAQIATPIALAISGNSPVFCGHRLWEETRVALFKQALDVRDLVEQAWRPPARVSFGHGWVRRGAYELFAESVAVFPPILPLVGEEDSVAIARAGGCPRLEELRIQQGTVWRWNRAIYDPGDGGHLRIEMRALPAGPTPLDMAANAAFLVGLTIALRDEVEELLPAFPFEYAEWNFYRAAQRGLDARLLWPSAVAPSPMPVSARAMVSRFLPDAARGLETLGVDDDEIRSLMSVIRGRLEIGQTGARWQRTALDRCLLDLERRDALACMMEGYIARSLTGRPVHEWEA, from the coding sequence ATGGCGCAGGCGATTGACCGTGAACATTTCACGGACGAGGAGTACGGGCACTTCCAGTCGAGACTGCGCGAGAACCTGGCGGCGCTCGCGGTCGTGCTCGCTCGCCCCGACTTCGGCGAGGGCGATGTCACGCTCGGCGCCGAGCTCGAGCTGTGCATCGTTGATGCGTCGGGGCGCGCCAAGGGGATCAACCGCGACATCCTGCGGCAGCACGTCGACCCTCGCCTCGCGCTGGAGCTCGACAAGTTCAACCTCGAGTACAACCTCACGCCGGTTTCGGCGCGGGGGGGGCCCTTCTCGGCGATCGAACGAGAGCTGGTCGAGGCGCTGCGTTCGCTCAATCGCACCGCCGAGGGGTTCGACGCGCGCGTGATCCCGATCGGGATCCTCCCGACACTGACGCCGGACGATGTCGCCCGCACGGCGCTGACCGACTTCCCGCGGTACCGTGCGCTCTCCAACGGCCTGCGGCGTACGCGCCTGTCGCCCTTCAGCATTCGCATCGACGGCGCCGACCCGCTGGCGATGACGGGCGACGACATCACGCTCGAAGGGGCGAACACCTCGTTCCAGGTGCACCTGCGGGTTGCGCCGCGTGACTTCGCCGCGACGTACAACGCCGCGCAGATCGCGACGCCGATCGCCCTCGCCATCAGCGGAAACTCCCCGGTCTTTTGCGGGCACCGCCTGTGGGAAGAGACCCGCGTGGCGCTCTTCAAGCAGGCGCTCGACGTGCGCGACCTGGTGGAGCAGGCGTGGCGCCCGCCGGCGCGTGTGAGCTTCGGGCACGGATGGGTGCGGCGCGGCGCGTACGAGCTCTTCGCCGAGTCGGTCGCGGTCTTCCCGCCGATCCTCCCGCTGGTGGGCGAGGAGGATTCTGTGGCGATCGCGCGCGCGGGCGGCTGTCCGCGGTTGGAAGAGTTGCGAATCCAGCAGGGGACGGTATGGCGCTGGAACCGGGCGATCTACGATCCCGGCGACGGTGGGCACCTGCGCATCGAGATGCGCGCACTCCCGGCGGGGCCAACCCCGCTCGACATGGCGGCCAACGCGGCGTTTCTGGTCGGGCTCACCATCGCGCTGCGCGACGAAGTGGAGGAGCTGCTCCCCGCGTTCCCGTTCGAGTATGCGGAGTGGAACTTCTACCGCGCCGCGCAGCGGGGGCTCGACGCCCGGCTCCTCTGGCCATCGGCGGTGGCCCCCTCGCCCATGCCGGTGAGCGCGCGCGCGATGGTGTCGCGCTTCCTCCCCGATGCGGCGCGAGGGCTCGAGACGTTAGGCGTGGACGACGACGAGATCCGGAGCCTCATGTCGGTGATCCGCGGGCGCCTCGAGATCGGGCAGACCGGGGCGCGATGGCAGCGCACGGCGCTGGATCGTTGCTTACTCGACCTGGAGCGGCGTGACGCGCTGGCCTGCATGATGGAGGGGTACATCGCGCGGTCGCTCACCGGGCGGCCGGTGCACGAGTGGGAGGCGTGA
- a CDS encoding glycoside hydrolase family 16 protein, with amino-acid sequence MSRRCPSPASVVGSLRVLLVASVALAASSQNPVRPPTGVHAEGGGAAWTLAWSDEFDGAAGSPPNPVSWRLETGDGCAAGICGWGNNEKQRYTTDPANASHTGSGALAITARVAPAGLSCYYGPCRYTSAKLTTKGLVEPKYGRVEARIKLPHGQGLWPAFWMLGAGFPTTPWPASGEIDIMEFRGSRPEEMSSAMHGPGYSGDKTPFVNRFAYPPGVRSDDFHRYAAEWEPGQVRFYVDEVLHYTVNRGAPGARGAWAFDHAFYVILNLAVGGGFDGDPASEAIFPATMLVDYVRVYAR; translated from the coding sequence ATGAGTCGCCGCTGCCCGTCGCCGGCGAGCGTCGTGGGTTCGCTCCGCGTGCTCCTCGTCGCGAGCGTCGCGCTGGCCGCCAGTTCGCAGAATCCGGTTCGCCCGCCCACGGGCGTCCACGCCGAGGGAGGGGGCGCCGCGTGGACCCTGGCTTGGAGCGATGAGTTCGATGGGGCGGCGGGGTCGCCTCCCAACCCCGTGTCCTGGCGCCTGGAAACGGGCGACGGGTGCGCCGCCGGGATCTGCGGATGGGGAAACAACGAGAAGCAGCGCTACACCACCGACCCGGCCAACGCGTCGCACACGGGGAGCGGGGCGCTCGCCATCACCGCCCGCGTTGCACCTGCCGGTCTCTCGTGCTACTACGGCCCCTGTCGCTACACCTCCGCCAAGCTCACCACCAAGGGGCTGGTCGAGCCGAAGTACGGGCGCGTCGAGGCCCGCATCAAGCTCCCGCACGGCCAGGGGCTCTGGCCCGCGTTCTGGATGCTGGGCGCCGGCTTCCCCACCACGCCGTGGCCCGCATCCGGGGAAATCGACATCATGGAGTTCCGCGGGAGCCGGCCGGAGGAAATGAGCTCCGCGATGCACGGCCCCGGGTATAGTGGCGACAAGACACCGTTCGTGAACCGCTTCGCGTATCCGCCGGGCGTGCGCTCCGACGACTTCCACCGCTACGCCGCCGAGTGGGAGCCCGGGCAGGTGCGCTTCTACGTCGACGAGGTCCTGCACTACACGGTGAACCGGGGCGCCCCCGGTGCGCGCGGCGCCTGGGCCTTCGACCACGCCTTCTACGTGATCCTCAACCTCGCCGTGGGCGGCGGCTTTGACGGCGATCCGGCATCGGAGGCCATCTTCCCGGCGACGATGCTGGTGGACTACGTGCGGGTGTACGCGCGTTAG
- a CDS encoding gamma-glutamyl-gamma-aminobutyrate hydrolase family protein: MGKRPVIGVTMQHLGVTITPRLNGEPEKTMTQRPVIGVTTQTLHSIDGIPAGLPQSVVMNQRYYVAITLIGAAPILIPLLDDEPEALRGAYDVCDGILIPGGVDVDPGYFGEEPHHKLGRIDPSRDRTEMQLARWAVEDRKPILGLCRGLQVINVALGGSLYQDLEEQYPDAIKHDYFPNYGYERDHLAHDVTLAKGSRLRHLMELEHISVNSMHHQGIKTLAPALMASAVAPDGLIEAAELAGDHFCVGVQWHPEVFELTDPHTRHVFREFVSASGRFGGKH; this comes from the coding sequence ATGGGGAAGCGCCCGGTCATCGGCGTGACCATGCAGCATCTGGGGGTGACAATCACCCCACGACTCAACGGAGAGCCGGAGAAGACCATGACGCAGCGCCCGGTCATCGGCGTCACCACGCAGACCCTGCACTCCATCGATGGGATCCCTGCCGGGCTCCCGCAGTCGGTGGTGATGAACCAGCGCTACTACGTGGCGATCACGCTCATCGGCGCCGCGCCGATCCTGATCCCGCTGCTCGACGACGAGCCGGAAGCGCTGCGCGGTGCCTATGATGTCTGCGATGGGATCCTCATCCCCGGCGGGGTCGACGTCGACCCCGGCTACTTCGGTGAGGAACCGCATCACAAGCTTGGGCGCATCGATCCGTCGCGCGATCGCACCGAGATGCAGCTCGCCCGCTGGGCCGTCGAGGATCGCAAGCCCATTCTCGGGCTCTGCCGCGGCCTGCAGGTCATCAACGTCGCCCTCGGCGGGTCGCTGTATCAGGATCTCGAGGAGCAGTATCCCGACGCCATCAAGCACGACTACTTCCCCAACTACGGCTACGAGCGCGACCACCTCGCGCACGACGTCACGTTGGCCAAGGGGAGTCGCCTGCGCCACCTGATGGAGCTCGAGCACATCTCCGTGAACTCGATGCACCACCAGGGGATCAAGACGCTCGCCCCGGCGCTCATGGCCTCGGCGGTTGCGCCTGACGGCCTCATCGAGGCGGCGGAGCTGGCCGGCGACCACTTCTGCGTCGGCGTGCAGTGGCACCCCGAGGTCTTCGAGCTCACGGACCCCCATACCCGCCACGTCTTCCGCGAGTTTGTCTCCGCGTCGGGCCGGTTCGGGGGAAAGCACTAG
- a CDS encoding carboxylate-amine ligase — MKPPSLTIGVEEEYQIIDPKTRALQSYITQILESDHLVLGQVKPELHQSIVEVGTTICKTPQEVKAQLIQLRGGVMELAARRGLKIAAAGTHPFSHWAEQEITQLDRYIGTKEAMQQLAQQLLIFGTHVHVGIEDRDFLIEACNVSRYFLPHLLCLSTSSPFWIGRKTGLKSYRSAVFRAFPRTGIPRFIPSWADYESYLKTLVATNCIPNGSKIWWDVRPHHTFPTLEFRICDVCTRVDEAVCIAAILQALVFKLYKMRRDNTTWRLYSSELIDENKWRAVRYGLEGKLIDFGKNVELPAGTLIREMIEWFLDDVLDELGSRKEVEYAFTILENGSSADRQIRTFDETGGNLQAVVDQLIRETEEGVVAS; from the coding sequence ATGAAGCCGCCAAGCCTAACGATCGGTGTCGAAGAAGAGTACCAGATCATCGACCCCAAGACCCGGGCCCTGCAGTCGTACATCACGCAGATCCTGGAGTCCGATCACCTCGTGCTCGGTCAGGTCAAGCCGGAGCTGCACCAATCGATCGTCGAGGTCGGGACGACGATCTGCAAGACGCCGCAGGAGGTGAAGGCGCAGCTCATCCAGCTGCGCGGCGGGGTGATGGAGCTGGCGGCGCGCCGCGGGCTCAAGATCGCCGCCGCCGGGACGCACCCCTTCTCGCACTGGGCGGAGCAGGAAATCACCCAGCTCGACCGGTACATCGGGACCAAGGAGGCGATGCAGCAGCTCGCGCAGCAGCTGCTCATCTTCGGGACGCACGTGCACGTGGGGATCGAGGATCGTGACTTCCTCATCGAGGCGTGCAACGTCTCGCGCTACTTCCTCCCGCACCTGCTCTGCCTCTCCACGTCGTCCCCGTTCTGGATCGGACGCAAGACGGGGCTCAAGTCGTACCGCAGCGCCGTCTTCCGCGCCTTCCCGCGGACCGGGATCCCCCGCTTCATCCCGTCGTGGGCCGACTACGAGTCCTACCTCAAGACACTCGTCGCCACCAACTGCATCCCCAACGGTTCGAAGATCTGGTGGGACGTGCGCCCGCATCACACGTTCCCCACGCTCGAGTTCCGCATCTGCGACGTCTGCACGCGCGTCGATGAAGCGGTCTGCATCGCCGCCATCCTGCAGGCGCTCGTCTTCAAGCTGTACAAGATGCGCCGCGACAACACCACGTGGCGCCTGTACTCCTCGGAGCTGATCGACGAGAACAAGTGGCGCGCCGTGCGCTACGGTCTCGAGGGGAAGCTCATCGACTTCGGGAAGAACGTCGAACTCCCGGCCGGGACGCTCATCCGCGAGATGATCGAGTGGTTCCTCGACGACGTGCTCGATGAGCTCGGGAGCCGCAAGGAAGTCGAGTACGCCTTCACCATCCTGGAGAACGGCTCGAGCGCCGACCGCCAGATTCGCACCTTCGACGAGACTGGCGGGAACCTGCAGGCGGTGGTCGACCAGCTCATCCGCGAGACCGAAGAGGGCGTGGTCGCGTCCTGA